In Marinobacter sp. LQ44, the following are encoded in one genomic region:
- a CDS encoding 3-hydroxyacyl-CoA dehydrogenase NAD-binding domain-containing protein, producing the protein MSAIQYELGSDQILTLTIDMPGQSANTMNGEFRTALTETVNKVKGDLDNIKGIILASAKKTFFAGGDLNELYKVTREQAKEFEDMVNGLKADMRALETCGKPVVAAINGTALGGGLELALACHHRVAIDDDRTQLGLPEVTLGLLPGGGGTQRLPRMIGLEAAFPFLMEGKKVNPKSALKAGIVDELANSPEDMIAKARAFIEANPKCQQPWDQKGFKFPGGAPHHPAMAQKLAIAPAMLKQKTKGCYPAPERILAAAVEGAQVDFDNGSLIETRYFAELATGQVAKNMTGTFWFQLNAIKAGGSRPDGVAPETFKKVGVLGAGMMGAGIAYSTASRGIEVVLKDVATENAEKGKSYSENLLAKKVSRGRMTEAQKDEVLARIKATASADDLEGCDLIIEAVFEDSDLKARVTQEAEPKMVTNGIFASNTSTIPITQLSQASSRPENFIGLHFFSPVDKMQLVEIIVGEKTSDDTLARAFDYVQQIGKIPIVVNDSRGFFTSRVFGTFVNEGISMLAEGIHPSSIENAGLLAGMPVGPLAISDEVSMTLMQNIRAQSKKDTEAAGGTWQPHPAEAVIDAMVDTHGRKGKAAGAGFYEYPEKGKKYLWPELENLFVDQAKARKVQLQDLKDRILFMQAIETIRCLEEGVLRTVEDANIGSIFGIGYAPWTGGAIQFVNQYGVRAFAERAQQLADHYGERFTPPALLLQKAENNESFA; encoded by the coding sequence ATGAGTGCCATCCAATACGAACTGGGTTCAGACCAGATTCTGACCCTGACCATCGACATGCCAGGCCAGTCCGCCAATACCATGAACGGCGAGTTTCGCACCGCACTGACCGAAACCGTCAATAAGGTCAAAGGTGACCTGGACAACATCAAAGGTATCATTCTCGCCTCCGCCAAGAAGACCTTCTTCGCCGGCGGCGACCTGAACGAACTGTACAAAGTCACCCGCGAGCAGGCCAAAGAATTCGAAGACATGGTCAACGGCCTGAAAGCCGACATGCGGGCGCTGGAAACCTGTGGCAAACCTGTGGTGGCTGCCATCAACGGCACCGCTCTGGGTGGTGGCCTGGAACTCGCCCTGGCCTGCCATCACCGCGTCGCCATTGATGACGACCGCACCCAACTGGGCCTGCCGGAAGTCACCCTTGGCTTGCTGCCTGGCGGTGGCGGTACCCAGCGCCTGCCCCGGATGATCGGCCTGGAAGCCGCTTTCCCGTTCCTGATGGAAGGCAAGAAGGTGAATCCGAAATCGGCCCTGAAAGCGGGCATCGTGGATGAATTGGCCAATTCACCGGAAGACATGATTGCCAAGGCCCGGGCCTTCATCGAGGCTAATCCCAAGTGCCAGCAGCCCTGGGATCAGAAGGGCTTCAAATTCCCCGGTGGCGCCCCGCACCACCCTGCCATGGCGCAGAAACTTGCTATCGCGCCCGCCATGCTCAAGCAGAAGACCAAAGGCTGCTACCCAGCGCCGGAGCGAATTCTGGCCGCCGCCGTGGAAGGCGCCCAGGTAGACTTTGACAATGGCAGCCTGATTGAAACCCGCTACTTCGCCGAACTGGCCACCGGCCAGGTTGCCAAAAATATGACCGGCACCTTCTGGTTCCAGCTCAACGCCATCAAGGCTGGCGGCAGCCGCCCGGACGGTGTCGCCCCGGAAACATTCAAAAAAGTGGGTGTACTGGGTGCCGGCATGATGGGCGCAGGCATAGCCTACTCCACTGCCAGCCGCGGCATTGAGGTGGTTCTGAAAGACGTCGCCACCGAAAACGCCGAGAAAGGCAAAAGCTACTCCGAGAACCTGCTGGCCAAGAAAGTCAGCCGCGGCCGCATGACCGAAGCCCAGAAAGACGAAGTTTTGGCTCGTATCAAGGCCACGGCTTCCGCTGACGATCTGGAAGGCTGCGACCTGATCATCGAAGCCGTGTTCGAGGACAGCGACCTGAAAGCCAGGGTTACCCAGGAAGCCGAGCCAAAAATGGTGACCAACGGCATCTTTGCCTCCAACACCTCCACCATCCCCATTACCCAACTGTCCCAGGCCTCCTCCAGGCCGGAGAACTTCATCGGCCTGCACTTCTTCTCACCGGTGGACAAAATGCAGCTGGTGGAAATCATTGTCGGCGAGAAAACCTCTGATGACACCCTGGCCCGGGCGTTCGACTATGTGCAGCAGATCGGCAAGATCCCCATTGTGGTGAACGACAGCCGTGGCTTCTTCACGTCCCGGGTGTTCGGTACGTTCGTGAACGAGGGCATCAGTATGTTGGCTGAGGGTATTCACCCCTCCAGCATCGAGAATGCAGGGCTTTTGGCTGGCATGCCCGTGGGGCCGTTGGCCATCTCCGACGAAGTCAGCATGACCCTGATGCAGAACATCCGCGCGCAAAGCAAGAAAGACACCGAAGCCGCCGGTGGCACCTGGCAGCCGCATCCGGCCGAAGCCGTCATCGATGCCATGGTGGATACCCACGGCCGCAAGGGCAAAGCCGCAGGCGCCGGTTTCTACGAATACCCTGAGAAAGGTAAGAAGTACCTGTGGCCGGAACTGGAGAACCTGTTTGTGGACCAGGCCAAGGCCCGAAAGGTGCAGCTGCAGGATCTAAAAGACCGCATACTGTTCATGCAGGCGATCGAGACCATCCGCTGTCTCGAGGAAGGCGTGTTGAGAACCGTGGAAGATGCCAACATTGGCAGTATCTTTGGCATCGGCTACGCCCCCTGGACCGGTGGTGCCATCCAGTTTGTCAACCAGTACGGGGTTCGTGCTTTTGCCGAGCGGGCACAGCAGCTGGCTGACCACTATGGGGAGCGATTCACACCACCTGCACTGCTTCTGCAAAAGGCAGAAAACAACGAGTCCTTCGCCTGA
- a CDS encoding late competence development ComFB family protein has product MSLRDAIDNFYERLVLDAIDATRQETDTADYLTDVMCVALNRLPARYYRHTIDMMFYLADEELKEMKQKSLAAVKQARDFVSEHQRD; this is encoded by the coding sequence ATGTCACTGAGAGACGCGATCGACAACTTCTACGAACGGCTGGTGCTGGACGCCATTGATGCCACTCGGCAGGAAACGGACACGGCGGATTACCTGACAGACGTGATGTGTGTGGCTTTGAACCGGTTGCCCGCCCGCTACTATCGGCATACGATTGATATGATGTTTTATCTGGCGGATGAAGAGTTGAAAGAGATGAAACAAAAATCCCTGGCCGCGGTGAAGCAGGCCAGGGATTTTGTCAGTGAGCACCAGCGGGACTGA
- a CDS encoding acetyl-CoA C-acetyltransferase: protein MTTEAYIFDAVRTPRGRGKKDGSLHSVKPISLLTTVLKALQERNQLDTAQVDDIVMGCVTAVGDQGADIAKTAALAADWDEKVAGVTLNRFCASGLEAVNLAAMKVRSGWEDMVVAGGVEAMSRVPMGSDGGAWATDPETNLHTGFMPQGIGADLIATLEGFSREDVDGFAVKSQQKAASAWDKGYFAKSIVPVTDQNGVVILDRDEHVRGNTTVESLAGLKPSFQMMGEMGFDGVAREKYHYVEKINHVHHAGNSSGIVDGATAMLIGSEAKGKELGLKPRARIVATAVTSTDPTIMLTGPAPAARKALEKAGMTVDQIDLFEVNEAFASVVMRFQKELSVPDEKVNVNGGAIAMGHPLGATGAIILGTLLDELERRELRYGLATLCVGGGMGIATIIERV from the coding sequence ATGACAACCGAGGCGTACATCTTCGATGCCGTCCGCACGCCACGCGGCCGCGGAAAGAAAGACGGATCTTTGCACAGCGTCAAACCCATCTCCCTGCTGACCACCGTGCTCAAGGCCCTGCAGGAGCGTAACCAGCTCGATACCGCCCAGGTAGACGACATCGTGATGGGTTGTGTCACCGCCGTGGGCGATCAGGGCGCGGATATCGCCAAAACTGCCGCACTCGCAGCCGACTGGGACGAAAAAGTGGCCGGCGTCACCTTGAACCGTTTCTGCGCCTCCGGCCTGGAAGCCGTTAACCTGGCTGCCATGAAAGTGCGTTCCGGCTGGGAAGACATGGTGGTTGCCGGTGGTGTCGAGGCGATGTCTCGCGTTCCGATGGGCTCCGATGGCGGCGCCTGGGCAACCGACCCGGAAACCAACCTGCACACCGGTTTCATGCCTCAGGGCATCGGTGCCGATCTGATCGCCACTCTGGAAGGCTTCAGTCGCGAAGATGTCGATGGCTTTGCTGTGAAATCCCAGCAAAAAGCGGCCAGCGCCTGGGATAAGGGCTACTTTGCGAAATCCATTGTGCCGGTCACCGACCAGAACGGCGTGGTCATCCTGGACCGGGACGAGCATGTACGCGGTAACACCACCGTAGAATCCCTTGCCGGCCTCAAGCCCTCGTTCCAGATGATGGGCGAAATGGGCTTTGATGGCGTCGCCCGAGAGAAGTATCACTACGTAGAGAAGATCAATCACGTGCACCACGCCGGCAATTCCTCCGGCATTGTCGACGGCGCCACCGCCATGCTGATCGGCAGCGAAGCCAAAGGCAAAGAACTGGGCCTGAAGCCCCGCGCCCGCATTGTCGCCACTGCGGTTACCAGCACCGACCCCACCATCATGCTCACCGGCCCGGCCCCTGCTGCCCGTAAGGCGCTGGAGAAAGCCGGCATGACCGTGGACCAGATCGACCTGTTTGAAGTGAACGAAGCCTTCGCCTCGGTGGTGATGCGTTTCCAGAAAGAACTGTCCGTTCCGGACGAGAAAGTGAACGTCAATGGCGGCGCCATCGCCATGGGCCACCCGTTGGGTGCTACCGGCGCCATCATCCTCGGCACCCTGCTGGATGAACTGGAACGCCGTGAACTGCGCTACGGCCTGGCCACCCTGTGTGTGGGCGGCGGCATGGGCATTGCCACCATCATCGAGCGCGTCTGA